Within Sorangiineae bacterium MSr11367, the genomic segment CGTCGATCGAACCGAAGTCTTTCTCGAGCTCGGCTACGACCTTCTCGATGTCCTTCTCGTGTGTGATGTCGAGTATCGGGGCAACGGCTCGCCCAGGCGCAAGCGCCTCGAACGCGGAGCGCGCGACGCTATCGCGGACCGTTCCGAAGACGCGATGTCCGCTCGCGAGCGCGGCTCTGCTGAGGGCCTGTCCGAGACCCGAACCAGCACCCGTGATCAAGAAGTTCTTCGGAGAGGAAATCGTCATCATCGCACCTTCTTTGTTGTTGGTGCTGGCAACGTTAGGCTCGATGAACTGCTCGGACTATCGTGTATAACTCGAACGGTCTATGAGGCTAAGAGGGTATAATGCGTGGGTCCGAATTTGCAGAATTGCGAGCGTTCGTCGCCGTGGTTGATCGTCAAAGCTTCGTGCGCGCGGCGGAATCTCTCAGCATCGCGCCCTCCAGTTTGAGCCAGACGATTCGCTCGCTGGAGACGCGCCTCGGCGTGCAGCTTCTCGCTCGCACTACGCGCAGTGTCGCGCCGACAGAAGCCGGTGCTCGCCTCTACGCGCGCTTTCGCGCCGCCATGATCGAAATGGACGCCGCCGTCTCGGACGTTCTCGATCGGCGTCACGAGGCAGCCGGGACAGTGCGCTTGCATGCGCCTCGACTTGCGGTCCAAACCTTCGTCGAGCCGCTTTTGGGCGAGTTCAACGCGCGCTATCCCGCTGTCGTGCTCGACATCTCGGTGAACGAAGTCTCGCTCGACATCGTGAGAGAGGGACTCGACGTGGGAATGCGTCTGGGCGAATCGATTGATCGCGACATGGTAGCCGTCCGTCTCGGGAAGCCATTCCGCACGTTGGTTGTCGCTTCTCCCGAGTATGTCCGGAGTCATGGTGCACCGAAATCTCCCGCCGATCTCCGTAACCACCTTTGCATTAATTGGCGCCAGCCCGGAACCGAGGCCCTCTACAAATGGGAGTTCTTCAAAAACGGGCAGTGGTTTTCGGTGGCGGTGCAGGGGCCACTCATCACTTCACACAAGGATTTGGCACTGACCGCAGCACTTCAAGGGGTCGGGATCGCCTTTTGGGCCGATTATCGCGTGCAGACCTTCATCGAACAGGGGCGGCTAATGGCCTTACTCGAGCGGTGGTGTGCCCCTCATCCGGGTTGGTTTCTCTACTATCCGAGACAGCACGGCGCCGCCCCGGCGGTCAAGGCGTTCGTG encodes:
- a CDS encoding LysR substrate-binding domain-containing protein yields the protein MRGSEFAELRAFVAVVDRQSFVRAAESLSIAPSSLSQTIRSLETRLGVQLLARTTRSVAPTEAGARLYARFRAAMIEMDAAVSDVLDRRHEAAGTVRLHAPRLAVQTFVEPLLGEFNARYPAVVLDISVNEVSLDIVREGLDVGMRLGESIDRDMVAVRLGKPFRTLVVASPEYVRSHGAPKSPADLRNHLCINWRQPGTEALYKWEFFKNGQWFSVAVQGPLITSHKDLALTAALQGVGIAFWADYRVQTFIEQGRLMALLERWCAPHPGWFLYYPRQHGAAPAVKAFVNFLRDAWSPTQVLNGKGRATRTDTPTLPEASCPSASRKVPRRGV